The Petrotoga mobilis SJ95 genomic sequence ATATTTAAGGTATTAAAAGTTAGTTACAATGCGTGTTTTAAAGTTTCTAAAAGGACTAAATACACATTATATCAGGAGAATTAAAATGCTAATAACATACAGGTTTAGGTTGTACCCAACTAACGAACAAATACATAAACTTAACGAACACTTTGGACATGCTAGGTTTGTATACAACCTTTTCTTAGAATTTGCTAACAATGCATATAAGAATACTAAAACGTTAACTAATTACTATATGTGGTGTAAAGTATTAGCAACTCTTAAAAAAACCGAGAAATATCAATGGCTAAACGATGCCAATTCTCAATCTTTACAACAGTCCATAAAGAACTTAGAAACTGGATTCAAACGTTTCTTCAAGAAACAAAGTAAATACCCCAAATTTAAGAAAAAATCAAGTAGACAATCTTTTAGAGTTCCTCAACATATACAACTGTATGAAAATGAAAATAACGATAAATACGGTATTCTATTTGTACCAAAGTTTAAAGAAGGTATAAAAGTAAGAGTACATAGAAAAATAGATCCAAATGCAAAGATAAAAAATTGTACTTTCATTAAAACTTCAACAGGTAAGTACTTTGTGTCTATAACCTTTGAAGTCGAAGGTTCTTACCTTGAAAGAGATATAGACTACGAAAACGCAATCGGTATGGATATGGGACTTAAAGATTTTGTTGTATTATCCGATGGAACGAAGTATCCAGCTCTTAAAGTATTGTCTAAGTACGAAAGGAAACTAAAACATGCATATAAAAAGTTTTCAAGTAAAGAAAAAGGGTCAAAGAATTGGGACAAAGCAAAATTAGAAGTTGCTAGAATACATGAGAAAATAAAAAATACACGAGAGGATTTTCTGCATAAACTAACAAAAGAAATCAGTGAGAACCAAGCTGATCTCTTTGTTGTAGAAACTCTCAATATAAGAGGCATGTTAAAGAATCACCACTTAGCTAAAAGTATCTCAGATTCAGGATGGTATCAATTCAAAACGTTCCTAAAATACAAAGCAGAGAGATTAGGTAAAAAGGTAATCGAAATAGGAATGTTTGAACCTTCGTCTAAGACTTGTAGTGTATGTGGGTATAAGAATGAAGGTTTAAAACTTTCTGATAGAGAATGGGTATGTCCTGAATGTGGAACTAAACATGATAGAGATATAAATGCTGCTGTTAACATTAGGCAGTTTGGGTTAAAACAGGCATTCGTTATATAGCCCTACGGCAGATAAGGAAACAGCTAGTCACTGTATAAACAGACTCTACCCCAGGAACTGGGGGATGTTAAGCCTTTGGAGACTGTGTAAGTCGAGCACCCTTAGATTCATTCTAGGATGTTTCGCAACGGTCGATGAATTAGGAAGCTCTCCTCAAGAGGTAGAAGCCTTTCTCCTCGTTAGAGTTGAGTAGTTCACCACTTTTTGTGATAAAATAAAATCGATAGCAGTAAAAAAACTTAAAATACTAAAATTCAGGAGGTGTGTGTAGTGAAAAAGGCAGGTATTTTGTTTTTATTTTTGTTTTTGGCTTTAGGAGTATTTTCACAGTCTTTTAAGGATGTTCCCATCAATCATTGGGCATATGATGCAGTTGAAAGGCTTTCTGGTATTGGCATTATTGAAGGATACCCCGATGGTACTTTTAAAGGATTAGAAAACATGAACAGGTATCAACTGACTGTTGCTTTGTCCAGAACGATTGATTACGTAGAACAAAGTATGATTGAGCCTTTAGCCCAAAATTTGGCGAATTTGGAAAGGACTGTAAGTAGTTTATCTGTTCCGCAAGGAGTTTCTTCAGCGGAATTACAGCAACTTCAAACAAAATTAAACTCTCTTACAAGTGATCTTTCTACTCTTCAGGGTTCCGTTTCGAGGTTGGATAGTTCTGTCAAGGAACTTCAGAATTCTTATGAGTTGCTTGGTTATGCCACCACGAAGATAGACGAATTAGAGAGAAAGGTCAACGCCATATCAGTGCCCGCGGTAAGCGAAACTGACATCAGAAACTTAAATACCAGAGTTACCAATCTGGAAAACACCGTTGGAAGTCTGAATAGTAATTATCAGAATCTTTCTCAAACAGTATCTAATTCCAATCAAGAAATACAGTCGTTAAAAAATTCAGTAGCTAGTATTCAAAACTCTTTTTCTAGTGTAAACCAAGATTTGGACAGATTGAATGCTTTAACGGCTAACTTGAATTCGAAGATAGATTCTAAAGTTGATAAAACTGAGTTTACTTCGTTAAAAAACACTACTGACGAATTAAGTGTTCAATTAAGTAATAATACCCAATCTGTTTCTGAATTGTCCCAAAACTTACAAGCCGTTCAAAGTAGTGTTGATCAGCTCTCTCAAGAGGTCACTGATGTAAAACAAATAGCTGAAGGTGCCGGTGGAGGAGTAAACTTCTTAGATATCATTATCTCAGTGGTAATTTCTGCAGGTTTATCCTTTGCTATAATGAACTTGCTATAAAAAAATATCGCTGGTTTTTTCGACCAGCGATATTTTTATTTAATGTTCCTTTTTAAGACTATAATTTCTAATTTATCAGAAGCATCTTCGGCCCTGTCTGCTATATCTCCTATCTGTAGAAAAAGATCTTTCAACTGCAATTTTTCCGATAATTCAAGGCTATCTATTTCAAACAATCTTCGTATTAAATCCTTCTCTAAGATATCTTCTTCATGTTCCTGTAATTCAACTTTTTGAATATACTCACTACTTTTTTCTATATTTTCGAATACGTTTTCTATAGACTTTTTCAAGGATTTATAAGTTTTCTTTACCAATCGACTTTGTTCTAAAAAATCTGGTTTAAAATTCTCGGGTATTTTTGGTTTTTGAAAAATTAAGATTTCTGAAACCGTTTGTGTTTTATTCATAACCTTATCAACCGCTTCTATTAATTCTAAAAGTTCTCCTCTAAAATTTGGCAAAAAAGCTCCTTGATACATTTCGCTTTCCGTTTTTCTTCTTAAAGAATCAGCTTCGCTTTCTATATTAGATATTTGTTTTGATAAATCAACAGATTTTTCCATATCGTTTGTTACATACAATTCTACTAATTCTGTGAGTAAGTTTACCCCTTCTTCTACTTTTTCTAAATGTTTAGAAAAAAGTTTTATTACTTTCTCTTCCTTTTTTCCAAAAAAAAGCTTCATTATGTACCCCCTCACATACCTTTAGAATTAATAAAACTGTTTTTTGTGTTCTTTTGCTATACAGCCCATCCTAGAGTTTACGCATTTATTTCCTCTTTTAATACTCTTGCACATCTTGGACAAACGCCCGGAAAGTCAGGGTCATTGTCCGTATTAGGATCTACTTTCCAACATCTTTCGCATTTTTCCCCTTCTGCTTTGGTAACTTTAATTGTTGCGTATCGACCTTCAAATCCTTCATCTACATTACCAAATTCAAATTGAGATACTATAAATAGATCAGCAATCCAGTTGTTATCGTATTGAGATAGAATTTGCTTTAATGTATCATCTTTTAGGTTGAGGATAATTTTAGCATCCAGAGAGTTTCCTAAAAATTTTTCTTTTCTTTTCTCTTCAAGGGCTTTTAAAACATCCTCTCTCAAAGCAAAAATTTTATTCCACTTTTCTTCTAATTCTTCGCTAAGGTAATTCTCTTTATATTCAGGCCATAGTTCAGCGAATATGGTTTCATATTTGTTTGAGTAATTGAGATGCTCGTAAACTTCTTCCGCAGTAAAAGGCAATATGGGTGAAATCATCTTATTTAAAGCTATAGCGGTTTCATATAAAACTGTTTGAGCGGATCTCCTGAGTTTAGATTTTTTTCCTTCTACGTATATTCTATCTTTTATTATATCCAAGTAAGTAGAACTCATATCTATTGTACAAAAATTGTTTATAAGATAGTGTACTTTGTAAAATTCGTAGTTGTCATAAGCTTTGGTGACATTTTTTATCAAATTATGTAACTTCATCAATGCCCATTGGTCTATTTCTAACATTTCTTCATAAGCCACAGAATCTTCATCAGGGTCAAAATCATTTATATTGCCCAGCAAAAATCTTATAGTATTTCTAAGTTTGCGGTAGGTTTCAACCTGTTGTTCCAAAATATTGTAAGATATTTTAATATCCATTCTGTAATCTGCTGATGCAACCCATAACCTTAATATGTCTGCTCCATATTTGTTGATAATGTCTTTTGGGTTGACTACATTTCCCAAGGATTTAGACATCTTCTTTCCTTCTTCGTCTTTTATAAAGCCATGAGTCAAAACGGATTCATAAGGGGCAATTCCGTGTTTTGCAACAGATAAGAATATAGAACTTTGGAACCACCCTCGATGTTGATCGCTTCCTTCAAGATATAAATCTACAGGGAATTTTTTTAATTCTTCACGGGAATTTGCAACTGCTTCGAAAGATGATCCAGAATCGATCCAAACGTCTAAAATATCTTCTTCCTTTTTGAACTCTGAACCACCACATTTAGGGCACCTGTAATCATTTGGTAGAAGTTCTTTCGCTTCTTTTTCAAACCAAGCATTACTCCCTTCTTTTTCTATAATTTCTATAACGTGGTCTATAATTTTGGTATCCAAAATTGTTTCTCCACAATTCTCACATTTAATAGCTGGTATTGGGATTCCCCAGGCACGCTGTCTTGAAATTACCCAGTCAGGTCTCTCTCTCACCATAGAGGATATTCTATTTTCTCCCCACTTGGGTATCCAATTTACTTTTTTTATTTCTTCCAACACCTTTTCACGGTAGTTGTTTTTTTCAAGATCTATAAACCATTGAGGAGTGGCTCTAAAGATAACAGGATTTTTACAACGCCAACAATGTGGATAGGAGTGGGTTATCTTTCCTGATTGAACGAGAAATCCGTTTTCTTTTAAATCTTTTATGATTTCTTTGTTTGCTTCCCAAATTTTCATTCCTTTATACTTTCCAGCTTCGTCGGTGAAATATCCTTGACTATCTACCGGAGATATTACCTGAAGGTTGTACTTTGTACCTGTTATATAATCTTCCATACCGTGTCCTGGGGCAGTGTGAACACATCCGGTACCTTCGTCCAAAGTAACGTAATCTGCAAGTACTAAAAGGCTTTCTCTGTCGACAAAAGGATGTCTAGCTTTTTCCCCTTCTAACGTTAATCCTTTAAATGTATCGATTATTTTATAATCATCTATTCCGGCCTCTTTCAAAGTTTTATCAACTAATTCTTTAGCCATTATCCAATATTCGTTACCAATTTCCACTTTGGCATAATCAAAATTAGGATGAACAGCAATAGCTACGTTCGCTGGTAAAGTCCAAGGTGTTGTTGTCCATATGATCACGTATGTATTGTTTTCTCCAACTAGAGGGAACTTTACATAAATTGAATCTGATGTATGATCATGGTATTCAACTTCAGCTTCTGCTAAAGCTGTTTGACATTCTGTACACCAATATATAGGTTTTGTTCCTCTATAAATATTGCCGGATTCAACTATAGAACGAAGAATTTCTAAAACTTTGGCTTCATATTCTGGTTTCAAAGTTAAATATGGTTTATCCCAAAAACCAATTACCCCCAACCTTTTAAAGCTTTCTCTTTGAATGTCTACGTATTTCATAGCGTAATCTTCACATAGTTTTCTTATTTCTAATTTACTCAAGGCATTAGCCTTTTCTCCAAGCTTGGTAGTAACGTTATGCTCAATTGGAAGACCATGTGTATCCCATCCAGGAACATAAGGCGCATCATAACCTCTCAATGTTTTATATTTTAAAACGATGTCTTTTAAAACCTTATTGAGAGCCGTCCCCATATGAATGTCTCCATTCGCATAAGGTGGGCCATCATGTAAAACAAACTTTGTTCCCCCAATTCTTATGTTCCTAAGATAGTAAGCAATATTTATATCTTCCCATTTTTGAAGAATTTGAGGCTCTTTTTCTTTTAGGTTTGCCTTCATCTTGAATGATGTCTTTGGAAGATTGATTGTGTCTTTGTAATCCAAAACCTGCA encodes the following:
- a CDS encoding TIGR00153 family protein, yielding MKLFFGKKEEKVIKLFSKHLEKVEEGVNLLTELVELYVTNDMEKSVDLSKQISNIESEADSLRRKTESEMYQGAFLPNFRGELLELIEAVDKVMNKTQTVSEILIFQKPKIPENFKPDFLEQSRLVKKTYKSLKKSIENVFENIEKSSEYIQKVELQEHEEDILEKDLIRRLFEIDSLELSEKLQLKDLFLQIGDIADRAEDASDKLEIIVLKRNIK
- the ileS gene encoding isoleucine--tRNA ligase, with the translated sequence MDYKDTINLPKTSFKMKANLKEKEPQILQKWEDINIAYYLRNIRIGGTKFVLHDGPPYANGDIHMGTALNKVLKDIVLKYKTLRGYDAPYVPGWDTHGLPIEHNVTTKLGEKANALSKLEIRKLCEDYAMKYVDIQRESFKRLGVIGFWDKPYLTLKPEYEAKVLEILRSIVESGNIYRGTKPIYWCTECQTALAEAEVEYHDHTSDSIYVKFPLVGENNTYVIIWTTTPWTLPANVAIAVHPNFDYAKVEIGNEYWIMAKELVDKTLKEAGIDDYKIIDTFKGLTLEGEKARHPFVDRESLLVLADYVTLDEGTGCVHTAPGHGMEDYITGTKYNLQVISPVDSQGYFTDEAGKYKGMKIWEANKEIIKDLKENGFLVQSGKITHSYPHCWRCKNPVIFRATPQWFIDLEKNNYREKVLEEIKKVNWIPKWGENRISSMVRERPDWVISRQRAWGIPIPAIKCENCGETILDTKIIDHVIEIIEKEGSNAWFEKEAKELLPNDYRCPKCGGSEFKKEEDILDVWIDSGSSFEAVANSREELKKFPVDLYLEGSDQHRGWFQSSIFLSVAKHGIAPYESVLTHGFIKDEEGKKMSKSLGNVVNPKDIINKYGADILRLWVASADYRMDIKISYNILEQQVETYRKLRNTIRFLLGNINDFDPDEDSVAYEEMLEIDQWALMKLHNLIKNVTKAYDNYEFYKVHYLINNFCTIDMSSTYLDIIKDRIYVEGKKSKLRRSAQTVLYETAIALNKMISPILPFTAEEVYEHLNYSNKYETIFAELWPEYKENYLSEELEEKWNKIFALREDVLKALEEKRKEKFLGNSLDAKIILNLKDDTLKQILSQYDNNWIADLFIVSQFEFGNVDEGFEGRYATIKVTKAEGEKCERCWKVDPNTDNDPDFPGVCPRCARVLKEEINA
- a CDS encoding S-layer homology domain-containing protein, with product MKKAGILFLFLFLALGVFSQSFKDVPINHWAYDAVERLSGIGIIEGYPDGTFKGLENMNRYQLTVALSRTIDYVEQSMIEPLAQNLANLERTVSSLSVPQGVSSAELQQLQTKLNSLTSDLSTLQGSVSRLDSSVKELQNSYELLGYATTKIDELERKVNAISVPAVSETDIRNLNTRVTNLENTVGSLNSNYQNLSQTVSNSNQEIQSLKNSVASIQNSFSSVNQDLDRLNALTANLNSKIDSKVDKTEFTSLKNTTDELSVQLSNNTQSVSELSQNLQAVQSSVDQLSQEVTDVKQIAEGAGGGVNFLDIIISVVISAGLSFAIMNLL
- a CDS encoding RNA-guided endonuclease InsQ/TnpB family protein, with amino-acid sequence MLITYRFRLYPTNEQIHKLNEHFGHARFVYNLFLEFANNAYKNTKTLTNYYMWCKVLATLKKTEKYQWLNDANSQSLQQSIKNLETGFKRFFKKQSKYPKFKKKSSRQSFRVPQHIQLYENENNDKYGILFVPKFKEGIKVRVHRKIDPNAKIKNCTFIKTSTGKYFVSITFEVEGSYLERDIDYENAIGMDMGLKDFVVLSDGTKYPALKVLSKYERKLKHAYKKFSSKEKGSKNWDKAKLEVARIHEKIKNTREDFLHKLTKEISENQADLFVVETLNIRGMLKNHHLAKSISDSGWYQFKTFLKYKAERLGKKVIEIGMFEPSSKTCSVCGYKNEGLKLSDREWVCPECGTKHDRDINAAVNIRQFGLKQAFVI